CTCATCGAAAACTTCTTTGCCAAACTCAAACAATTCCGCGCCGTTGCCACGCGCTATGACAAACGGGCGCGTAACTTCCTGGCGGGTATTTATTGTGCGGCTATTTGGGTGTGGTTGGCGTAATTGGTGACACGCCCTAAGCTCCCTAACAACCGGATTAGATGACGCCGCTGATGACAGCGGCTGCAATGATTGCGATAGCCACGACGTTAAGCGCGTTGGTTGCGGACGTGTCCGAGTTTTTCTTCGCGAGCAAAAATCCCAACACCACGAATACTGCCAACACGGCGACTCCGTGGGTAATCCAAGGGTGTCCGCTGGCGGCCTTCATCAGCGACATCGTCAGAGCGTGTTTAAAAACCCCTCTCCCGGTGGGAGAGGGGTAATAATCCGAACCGTTTGTAAGTTTTTAAACAGCTTCTTATAAACTGGCACTGATGAAGGCAGAGAGTTGATGAGACCATGCATCCT
This Gammaproteobacteria bacterium DNA region includes the following protein-coding sequences:
- a CDS encoding transposase encodes the protein LIENFFAKLKQFRAVATRYDKRARNFLAGIYCAAIWVWLA